From a region of the uncultured Desulfatiglans sp. genome:
- a CDS encoding hypothetical protein (Evidence 5 : Unknown function) — translation MRQARPDEDVHRLQKKTSEGRDDPPDAGCGGGTASVWWIRGSWGLCLPRCALLESDFGGGTAAQGFQTRSEGTYSGGPALERVRPLVFRAARLQRYLYDFWGVKWRKSEFMNLQKSST, via the coding sequence GTGCGGCAGGCACGTCCCGATGAGGACGTGCATCGCCTGCAGAAGAAAACGTCCGAAGGCAGAGATGATCCGCCTGACGCTGGATGCGGAGGGGGGACGGCTTCTGTATGGTGGATCCGAGGGTCGTGGGGCCTATGTCTGCCGCGATGCGCATTGCTGGAAAGCGATTTCGGAGGGGGGACGGCTGCGCAGGGCTTTCAAACGCGAAGTGAAGGGACGTATTCCGGCGGACCCGCCTTGGAACGGGTGAGGCCGCTTGTTTTCCGGGCGGCGCGGCTGCAAAGATATCTGTATGATTTCTGGGGGGTTAAATGGCGAAAGTCAGAGTTTATGAACTTGCAAAAGAGCTCAACGTAG
- the rimP gene encoding Ribosome maturation factor RimP, giving the protein MSTEKVLEAVEELIDPVLQEQGCELVDLEYLQEGGRWILRIFVDLPGGITLEDCARLSREIGDLLDIRDVIEHEYVLEVSSPGLDRPLRKAEHFEGAVGKRVRIATRSPVEGRKNFQGVLETFTGDILQVAVDKHAFQIPLHMVRKANLIYEFDD; this is encoded by the coding sequence ATGTCGACCGAGAAGGTCCTAGAGGCCGTGGAGGAACTGATCGACCCGGTCCTTCAGGAGCAGGGCTGTGAACTGGTGGATCTCGAATACCTGCAGGAGGGGGGTCGTTGGATCCTGAGGATATTCGTGGACCTGCCGGGCGGGATCACCCTGGAGGATTGCGCGAGGCTGAGCCGTGAGATCGGCGACCTTCTCGATATCCGTGACGTCATCGAGCATGAATATGTCCTCGAGGTCTCCTCGCCGGGTCTGGATCGGCCCCTCAGGAAGGCCGAGCATTTTGAAGGAGCAGTCGGCAAGAGGGTGAGAATCGCCACCCGGAGCCCTGTCGAGGGAAGGAAGAATTTTCAGGGAGTGCTCGAAACCTTCACTGGAGACATCCTGCAGGTGGCGGTGGACAAGCATGCTTTCCAGATCCCCCTGCACATGGTGCGCAAGGCGAACCTTATTTATGAGTTTGACGATTGA
- the prfB gene encoding Peptide chain release factor 2 gives MDARSEALAKLEKVMAMPDFWQRDQDEISNMTQERAALSEVITLWERFAREAEEARIMAEMALEEKDEKTLKEVERDLDDLEKEILTLEFQSILGEPDDKRNAIVAINAGAGGTEAQDWVEMLFRMYARWSEQKGLKVQVIDYLEGEEAGIKNITFTVQGPYAYGYLKSEHGIHRMVRISPFDATGRRHTSFASVSVLPEVAEDIVIDIDEKDLRIDTFRASGPGGQHVNKTSSAIRITHLPTGIVVQCQNEKSQHRNKDMAMKVLRSKLYELERGKQEQKKQEIHHAQKEIAWGSQIRSYVFNPYRLVKDHRTNAEIGNVERVMDGDIDLFIDAYLKQGRTAR, from the coding sequence TTGGACGCCCGCTCCGAGGCCCTCGCCAAACTGGAGAAGGTCATGGCTATGCCGGACTTCTGGCAGAGGGACCAGGATGAAATCTCGAATATGACCCAGGAGCGCGCCGCCCTTTCGGAGGTGATCACCCTCTGGGAGCGGTTTGCACGCGAGGCCGAGGAGGCCCGGATCATGGCCGAGATGGCTTTGGAGGAAAAGGACGAAAAGACGCTCAAAGAAGTGGAACGGGATCTCGACGACCTCGAAAAGGAGATCCTCACCCTCGAATTCCAGTCCATCCTCGGCGAACCCGACGACAAACGCAACGCCATCGTGGCGATCAACGCGGGGGCCGGAGGCACGGAGGCCCAGGACTGGGTCGAGATGCTCTTCAGGATGTATGCCCGCTGGTCCGAACAGAAGGGGCTGAAGGTGCAGGTGATCGACTACCTGGAGGGGGAGGAAGCGGGGATCAAGAACATCACCTTCACCGTGCAAGGCCCCTATGCCTACGGATACCTCAAATCCGAACACGGAATCCACCGCATGGTGCGAATCTCCCCCTTCGATGCCACAGGCAGACGTCACACCTCCTTCGCATCGGTTTCGGTCCTGCCTGAGGTCGCTGAAGACATCGTCATCGACATAGACGAAAAGGATCTGCGGATCGACACCTTCCGCGCGAGTGGACCCGGTGGGCAGCACGTCAACAAGACCAGTTCGGCGATCCGGATCACCCATCTGCCTACCGGCATCGTGGTGCAGTGCCAGAACGAGAAGTCGCAGCACCGGAACAAAGACATGGCGATGAAGGTGCTTCGCTCGAAGCTCTATGAACTCGAGCGCGGGAAGCAGGAACAGAAAAAGCAGGAGATCCACCACGCGCAGAAGGAGATCGCCTGGGGCAGCCAGATCCGCTCCTACGTCTTCAATCCCTACAGACTGGTCAAAGACCA
- the infB gene encoding translation initiation factor IF-2 (Evidence 2a : Function from experimental evidences in other organisms; PubMedId : 1764105, 1805969; Product type f : factor) yields the protein MAKVRVYELAKELNVDSKKLVEDLNAAGIDVKNYMSTLDDDAVAQARKLGSSPVAEVIEEKRVKPTVIRRRKRRVEVEESVAAEAVPPAEEAPPEVEAPEEAPVSVQMEAEAEAQVEASAPPAVEEAPVEEAPPPAEEALRAEAAVEEPSVPEEIPEVEEAIEAKEPLPVEETAAPREEVAEAVQAVEEPEPAGKAEEAERAPMEAEAEEPVQAAPAAETVPPVREGKPKGKKSKKKKMDQPAKIIKRAEEGPLRDLIAKEAAEEAEGEEAPAPAARAMTPAEIARDVAEKAKKSKPARKRKDRKVEEAEEAAEKRKARKKEVYERADLYQGRAKRKDKKGGKPGREAPKRSRQTEITVPKAIKRRIKFQESATVGELAKAMGVKSADLIRKLLEQGLMANINQSLDYETASLVADDFGYELEREVFEDAAILAETEDRPEDLVPRPPVVTIMGHVDHGKTSLLDYIRNSKITEGESGGITQHIGAYYVRTDGGDIVFLDTPGHEAFTAMRARGAKVTDLIVLVVAADDGVMPQTREAINHARAAQIPIVVAVNKIDKPEANIDRVKRELAELDLVPEEWGGQVIFGYISAKTGEGVDDLLGLILLQAEIMELRGNPNKAGRGIVIEAQLDKSKGPVATVLNKNGMLRPGDYIIIGDYYGHVRAMANHRGAKVDKAGPSVPVEIYGINGVPMAGDEFAVVPDEKTAKTIIEHRKGRTRPQEAKRGLVSLDDLFDRIKEGEVKELNIVLKTDVQGSLEALADSLVKLSTEEVKLKIIHSATGAITESDVMLAAASGAIILGFNVRANPRVRDIAEKEQVDIRYYDVIYNAIKDIRLAMAGLLEPVYKEQVIGRAEIRETFKIPKVGVIAGCQVTDGHVERNARVRLLRDDVVIFDGRLASLRRFKEDVKDVQTGYECGIGLENFQDIKTGDVVEAYQVEEVAAEL from the coding sequence ATGGCGAAAGTCAGAGTTTATGAACTTGCAAAAGAGCTCAACGTAGACAGCAAGAAGCTGGTGGAAGATCTGAATGCTGCCGGCATCGACGTCAAGAATTACATGAGTACGCTTGACGATGATGCGGTTGCGCAAGCCAGAAAACTTGGCTCGAGCCCTGTCGCTGAAGTCATCGAGGAAAAGCGCGTCAAGCCGACCGTCATTCGGCGCCGGAAAAGACGGGTCGAGGTCGAGGAGTCCGTCGCCGCCGAGGCTGTCCCCCCGGCCGAGGAAGCCCCTCCAGAGGTTGAAGCTCCTGAAGAGGCGCCTGTCAGCGTGCAGATGGAGGCAGAGGCCGAGGCCCAGGTCGAAGCGAGCGCTCCGCCTGCAGTGGAGGAAGCTCCGGTGGAAGAGGCCCCTCCGCCGGCGGAGGAAGCACTGCGGGCTGAGGCTGCGGTCGAGGAACCCTCGGTTCCGGAAGAGATTCCTGAGGTCGAAGAAGCGATTGAAGCGAAAGAGCCGCTTCCTGTTGAAGAGACTGCCGCCCCGCGGGAGGAGGTCGCTGAGGCTGTTCAAGCCGTAGAGGAACCGGAGCCGGCCGGTAAGGCCGAAGAGGCTGAGCGGGCACCCATGGAAGCCGAGGCGGAGGAGCCTGTCCAAGCTGCACCAGCCGCTGAAACCGTTCCCCCGGTGCGCGAGGGGAAGCCCAAAGGCAAGAAGTCCAAGAAGAAAAAGATGGATCAGCCGGCGAAGATCATCAAGCGGGCCGAAGAGGGTCCTTTGCGTGATCTGATCGCCAAGGAAGCGGCGGAAGAGGCCGAAGGGGAGGAAGCGCCCGCGCCTGCCGCACGAGCCATGACCCCTGCCGAAATCGCCCGCGATGTCGCCGAAAAGGCCAAAAAGAGCAAACCCGCAAGGAAAAGAAAGGATCGGAAAGTCGAGGAGGCCGAGGAGGCTGCGGAGAAGCGGAAGGCGCGCAAGAAGGAAGTCTATGAGAGAGCCGACCTCTATCAGGGTCGGGCGAAGCGGAAGGATAAGAAGGGTGGAAAGCCCGGCAGGGAGGCTCCCAAGCGCTCGAGACAAACCGAGATCACCGTCCCCAAGGCGATCAAGCGCCGCATCAAGTTTCAGGAATCGGCTACGGTCGGCGAGCTGGCCAAGGCGATGGGGGTCAAATCCGCCGATCTCATCCGCAAACTGCTCGAGCAGGGGTTGATGGCGAATATCAATCAGTCCCTGGATTATGAGACAGCTTCCCTGGTGGCCGATGATTTCGGATATGAACTGGAAAGAGAGGTCTTCGAAGATGCCGCTATCCTGGCAGAGACGGAGGACCGGCCGGAGGATTTGGTTCCGAGACCGCCTGTGGTGACCATCATGGGCCATGTCGACCACGGGAAGACCTCATTGTTGGATTACATTCGCAATTCCAAGATCACGGAGGGCGAGTCGGGCGGTATCACCCAGCACATCGGGGCCTACTACGTCCGGACCGATGGGGGTGATATCGTCTTCCTGGATACGCCCGGCCACGAGGCCTTCACCGCCATGAGGGCACGCGGCGCAAAGGTTACGGATCTGATCGTGTTGGTAGTGGCGGCCGATGACGGGGTGATGCCCCAGACGCGTGAAGCGATCAACCATGCGCGTGCAGCGCAGATCCCGATCGTCGTAGCGGTCAACAAAATCGATAAGCCGGAGGCCAACATCGACCGCGTCAAGCGTGAGTTGGCCGAACTCGACCTCGTTCCCGAGGAATGGGGCGGGCAGGTGATTTTCGGGTACATATCTGCGAAAACCGGAGAAGGCGTAGACGACCTGCTCGGGTTGATCCTTCTGCAGGCTGAGATCATGGAACTCAGGGGCAATCCCAATAAGGCCGGACGGGGTATCGTGATCGAGGCCCAGCTGGACAAGTCGAAAGGACCTGTCGCGACTGTCCTCAACAAGAACGGGATGCTGCGCCCTGGGGACTACATCATCATCGGCGATTATTACGGACACGTCAGGGCGATGGCCAATCATCGCGGCGCGAAGGTGGACAAGGCCGGGCCGTCGGTCCCGGTTGAAATCTACGGCATCAACGGGGTGCCCATGGCCGGCGACGAGTTTGCGGTGGTTCCCGACGAGAAGACCGCGAAGACGATCATCGAGCATCGGAAGGGCCGTACAAGGCCCCAGGAGGCCAAACGGGGTCTGGTGAGTCTCGATGACCTCTTCGACCGCATCAAGGAGGGCGAGGTCAAGGAACTGAATATCGTCCTCAAGACGGATGTGCAGGGCTCGCTCGAGGCCCTTGCGGACTCTCTCGTCAAGCTCAGCACCGAGGAGGTCAAACTCAAGATCATCCATTCGGCCACGGGGGCCATCACGGAATCCGACGTCATGCTGGCCGCGGCCTCCGGCGCTATCATCCTCGGCTTCAATGTGCGGGCGAACCCGCGGGTGAGGGATATCGCCGAGAAGGAGCAAGTCGACATCCGCTATTACGACGTCATTTACAACGCGATCAAAGACATCCGCCTGGCGATGGCCGGTTTGCTCGAACCGGTTTACAAGGAGCAGGTGATCGGGCGCGCGGAGATCAGGGAGACGTTCAAGATCCCGAAGGTGGGGGTGATTGCGGGATGCCAGGTGACCGATGGGCATGTCGAGCGGAATGCGCGCGTCAGGCTGCTGCGGGATGATGTGGTCATATTCGATGGGCGCCTTGCATCGCTACGCAGGTTCAAAGAAGATGTCAAGGACGTGCAGACCGGTTACGAGTGCGGCATCGGCCTGGAGAATTTTCAGGACATCAAGACCGGCGACGTGGTCGAGGCCTATCAGGTCGAGGAAGTCGCCGCGGAGCTTTAA
- the lnt gene encoding Apolipoprotein N-acyltransferase, protein MTSRHDSSRAANQAAGASPSSKSGLPRFLRFSLAAASGLLLSAALPPSPFGWLAWAAVIPLFWSVEGLTPAGAFRIGLCAGFVHYLTLLYWILFVLGHYGGLPPLLAVPPLVMLCLYLALYPALFSAGWRLVGDLPAAAFWGAGLWTVLELIRGWLLSGFPWCPLGVSQSQNLPLIQMADIAGTGGLSFLIVFINVALYRLLRHPRGALALQGGGVLLIGVFFLGAALAYGFVRVDRYAAPAARSEQDIEVALVQANIDQSLKWDAAYQARTLELYRTLTETASKEAARLIVWPETAAPFFFGPDQEDLSEHIRQTARDAGVPILFGSPAYERDEARTRYFNRAYLLSGEGSVVGSYDKVHLVPFGEYVPLKRLLFFIDRLVPAAGDFTQGPGPLPIRHRDLALGVLICFEAVFPNLARQQVQAGANLLVNITNDAWFGRSSAPYQHLAMSVFRAVENRTSLVRAANTGISAFVSPAGEVLESSPIFTEAVLVHRVPLAAAPGGTVYTRWGDGWIVVLGGMLLVRLAFAWRRRR, encoded by the coding sequence GTGACCTCCAGGCATGATTCCTCGAGGGCTGCAAATCAGGCAGCCGGCGCATCCCCGTCTTCCAAGAGCGGCCTTCCGCGTTTCCTGCGCTTTTCCCTGGCCGCTGCGAGCGGACTGCTGCTCAGTGCAGCCCTGCCGCCTTCGCCCTTTGGGTGGCTCGCGTGGGCGGCGGTCATCCCCCTTTTTTGGTCCGTAGAAGGGCTGACCCCGGCGGGCGCGTTTCGCATCGGTCTATGCGCCGGCTTCGTCCACTATTTGACGCTCCTTTACTGGATCCTTTTCGTGCTCGGCCACTACGGCGGCCTGCCCCCGCTCCTGGCGGTGCCGCCTCTCGTCATGCTGTGCCTGTATCTCGCGCTTTACCCCGCCCTTTTTTCCGCGGGGTGGCGCCTGGTGGGAGATCTGCCTGCGGCCGCGTTCTGGGGGGCGGGGTTGTGGACGGTACTGGAACTGATCCGCGGCTGGCTCCTGAGCGGTTTCCCGTGGTGTCCCCTCGGCGTGTCGCAGTCCCAAAACCTTCCCCTTATTCAGATGGCCGACATAGCCGGCACCGGCGGACTCTCCTTTCTGATCGTGTTCATCAACGTCGCGCTTTACCGTCTGCTCCGTCATCCCCGGGGCGCCCTGGCTCTCCAGGGTGGCGGTGTCTTGCTCATCGGGGTTTTCTTTCTCGGAGCCGCACTCGCTTATGGATTCGTCCGCGTCGATCGGTACGCCGCCCCCGCCGCGAGGAGCGAACAGGACATCGAGGTCGCCCTCGTGCAGGCCAACATCGATCAATCCCTCAAATGGGATGCGGCCTATCAGGCCCGTACCCTCGAACTCTACCGCACCCTGACGGAGACCGCCTCGAAAGAGGCCGCCCGGCTGATCGTCTGGCCTGAGACCGCTGCGCCCTTTTTTTTCGGCCCGGATCAGGAAGACCTTTCAGAACATATTCGCCAGACGGCCCGGGACGCAGGCGTACCGATCCTCTTCGGAAGCCCGGCCTATGAACGCGACGAGGCTCGGACCCGCTATTTCAACCGCGCCTACCTTCTTTCGGGTGAAGGAAGCGTGGTCGGATCATACGACAAAGTCCACCTCGTGCCTTTCGGCGAGTATGTGCCTTTGAAACGGCTTCTTTTCTTTATCGATCGGTTGGTGCCTGCGGCCGGAGACTTCACCCAGGGCCCGGGTCCGCTTCCGATCCGCCACCGGGACCTCGCTCTAGGCGTTCTGATCTGCTTCGAGGCCGTGTTTCCCAACCTCGCGCGCCAACAGGTCCAAGCCGGCGCGAACCTCCTCGTCAACATCACGAACGATGCCTGGTTCGGCCGCTCCAGCGCCCCTTATCAGCACCTCGCCATGTCCGTCTTCCGCGCCGTTGAAAATCGCACCTCCCTTGTCAGAGCGGCCAATACGGGGATCTCCGCCTTTGTCTCCCCCGCGGGTGAAGTCCTTGAAAGCAGTCCGATCTTTACGGAAGCAGTGCTGGTCCATCGCGTGCCGCTTGCCGCCGCTCCAGGTGGAACGGTTTACACGCGGTGGGGGGACGGTTGGATCGTAGTGCTGGGGGGGATGCTCCTGGTCCGCCTCGCGTTCGCCTGGAGGCGCAGACGCTGA
- a CDS encoding CBS domain protein, with amino-acid sequence MEEPPGQGFVRFFRSLFHKKHALGNHSDLAEEMHGLMDEGQAKGLISDEESDMVFGVLELRETKAQSIMIPRIEISSASIEATLGEVIALVNACGHTRIPIHRNSVDDIVGILHAKDLLRLWGHDPGMPLPLDILRKPFFAPRGQLTGELLRELRARKTHMAILTDEYGGTAGIITIEDIVEEIVGDIMDEHDTEEPLLSVQDDGSILVDARLEADEMADYLKVDLPEGDFESVGGLVIQLFGGIPEKGACIPFHDFDITVQEADQRRIDKVLITPRTTTGCALPSELSS; translated from the coding sequence TTGGAAGAACCTCCGGGACAAGGTTTCGTCAGATTTTTCCGCTCATTGTTCCACAAAAAGCATGCCCTCGGGAACCATTCCGACCTTGCAGAAGAAATGCATGGTCTGATGGATGAAGGGCAGGCGAAAGGTCTCATCAGCGACGAAGAGTCGGATATGGTCTTTGGCGTGCTCGAACTGAGGGAGACCAAGGCCCAGTCCATCATGATCCCGCGCATCGAGATCTCCTCCGCCTCGATCGAAGCCACCCTCGGTGAAGTCATCGCACTGGTCAACGCCTGCGGGCACACTCGCATCCCTATTCACCGCAACAGCGTAGACGATATCGTCGGCATCCTGCACGCCAAAGACCTGCTTCGTCTTTGGGGGCATGACCCAGGGATGCCGCTCCCGCTCGACATCCTGCGCAAGCCTTTTTTCGCTCCCCGCGGACAATTGACGGGAGAGCTGCTGCGCGAACTGCGCGCCCGCAAGACGCACATGGCCATCTTGACCGACGAGTACGGCGGCACGGCCGGCATCATCACCATCGAGGACATCGTTGAGGAGATCGTCGGCGATATCATGGACGAACATGACACCGAAGAACCCCTTTTGAGCGTCCAGGATGACGGCTCGATCCTGGTGGATGCACGGCTCGAGGCCGACGAGATGGCCGACTATCTGAAGGTCGATCTGCCCGAGGGGGATTTCGAATCCGTCGGCGGCCTCGTCATTCAACTCTTCGGCGGAATCCCTGAAAAAGGGGCCTGCATTCCTTTTCATGATTTCGACATCACGGTCCAAGAAGCAGACCAGCGTCGGATCGACAAGGTCCTGATCACCCCCAGAACAACTACGGGGTGCGCTCTGCCGAGCGAGCTCTCCTCGTGA
- the nusA gene encoding Transcription termination/antitermination protein NusA, with product MISDLKRMIEQVSREKGIDPYILIKALEEAVKAAARKKHGPDYELEVTYNEDLGEIEVFEFKEVVEDVANPALQIDLKKAREIDPECELGDDLGVKMDTEAFGRIAAQSAKQVIMQRLKEAERDIVYDDFKDRRGEIINGIVQRFDRGNIVVNLGRTEAELPLKEQISKETYRQGDRIRAYILDVRQFSRGPQIILSRTHPNFLAALFENEVPEISEGIVQIVQVAREPGSRAKIAVTSRDPDVDPVGACVGMKGSRVQAVVQELRGEKIDIVTWDPDPAKFICNALAPAEIIRVIVDEGGHSMEVVVPDDQLSLAIGKKGQNVRLASRLTGWAIEVTSETNYNAALKQGYQSLIAIEGVGEKMATELYEEGFRSARELAVASTADLMSLPDMTEEKAGEIIEGARREVEKPEEAAPEAETFEDAPEAGDTTVG from the coding sequence ATGATTTCGGATTTGAAACGGATGATCGAGCAGGTAAGCCGTGAAAAGGGCATCGACCCCTATATCCTGATAAAGGCCCTTGAAGAGGCTGTCAAAGCGGCTGCCCGCAAGAAGCATGGTCCGGACTACGAACTGGAAGTCACCTACAATGAAGATCTGGGTGAGATAGAGGTCTTTGAATTCAAAGAAGTGGTTGAGGATGTTGCGAACCCGGCCCTGCAAATCGACTTGAAGAAGGCCAGGGAGATCGATCCGGAGTGTGAACTCGGGGACGATCTGGGCGTCAAGATGGATACGGAGGCATTCGGGAGGATCGCTGCCCAGTCGGCCAAACAGGTGATCATGCAGCGGCTCAAAGAGGCGGAGCGGGATATCGTCTACGATGATTTCAAGGATCGGCGGGGCGAGATCATCAATGGCATTGTGCAGCGCTTCGACCGCGGCAACATCGTCGTCAACCTGGGCCGTACGGAAGCCGAATTGCCGCTCAAAGAGCAGATCAGCAAGGAGACCTATCGGCAGGGGGACCGCATCCGCGCCTATATCCTGGATGTAAGGCAATTCAGCCGGGGTCCGCAGATCATCCTTTCGAGGACTCACCCGAATTTTCTTGCGGCTCTTTTCGAGAACGAGGTTCCGGAGATCAGCGAAGGGATTGTTCAGATCGTTCAGGTGGCCCGGGAACCGGGCAGCCGCGCGAAGATCGCCGTGACATCGCGGGATCCGGATGTGGATCCGGTCGGGGCCTGTGTAGGCATGAAGGGTTCCCGGGTGCAGGCAGTCGTCCAGGAACTGCGTGGAGAGAAGATCGACATCGTTACCTGGGACCCGGATCCGGCCAAATTCATCTGCAATGCACTGGCGCCGGCCGAGATCATTCGAGTGATCGTGGACGAAGGCGGCCATTCCATGGAGGTGGTGGTTCCGGACGATCAGCTTTCTCTCGCCATTGGGAAGAAGGGGCAGAACGTCAGGCTCGCTTCCCGTCTGACCGGTTGGGCGATCGAGGTTACGAGCGAGACGAATTACAACGCCGCTCTCAAGCAGGGTTACCAATCCTTGATTGCCATAGAAGGCGTCGGCGAAAAGATGGCTACCGAGCTTTATGAAGAGGGCTTTCGCTCAGCCCGCGAGTTGGCTGTCGCTTCGACTGCCGACCTGATGTCACTGCCTGACATGACCGAAGAAAAGGCTGGCGAGATCATCGAGGGTGCAAGGCGGGAAGTGGAAAAGCCTGAGGAGGCCGCGCCCGAGGCGGAGACGTTCGAGGATGCACCCGAGGCGGGGGATACAACCGTTGGTTAA